The Salicibibacter halophilus DNA window GAACAAAACCTTCAATCGAAGAGCCGTCGAACATCATTTGATTGTCCAGTGCTTTTTCCAGTTGATCAGTAGGAATCTCCACATTTTTGACAATCCCTTGCAAATCGGTAAATTGCAAACGAATAAATTTGACGTTTTCCTCTTCAACCATGCTTGTGATGTCTTCGCGTGTATACGAATTCGCCATTTTATGTCCCTCCTGTATAAACAATCGCTATTTCACTGTTTTTAATGGAAAAAATGGGAAAGTTGACCCTGGATCATCGACGCTTTATGCGCATTGGCATTATTTAGCGCCTCCCACCTAACTTGTTCATGCAAACGTTTGGTTTCTATTCTTTCTCGTTCAGTTTTTTGTTCTTTTTTCTCTTGTTCCGCGCGGTCTCGGAACACCTCTTTAATCCCTGCCATGTTAATGCCGCGCTCGGTTAGTTGTTTAATATCAAGCAAGCGGTCGACATCCGCGAACGAAAACAATCGCTGATTGCCTTCGCTCCTCGCCGGTGTCACAAATCCATGGCTTTCATAGTAGCGGATTTGACGAGGTGTTAAATCTGTTAAGTCATTAACGATGCGAATAGAGAACAAAGGCATATGCAAACGGTCGCTTTGTCCCACGTTCTCTCCCCCTTCCCTTCACATCTGTTATCGAATATAGCTTTATCTTACGCACATTCGATTCAGGTGTCAAGTTATTTTACATATTTATGTCATGATTCTTCACATCACTGTTTATCATCGTATCTAACGCTTGAGTGACGGCAATTTTTACATGCGCAAAAGACAATCCCCTTGCACATATGCCGTATACGGAGGTTTAACCGGTCCGTCCGCACTCATTTCAATGCTGGCCCCTTGAATAAAAGTGCCCGCTGCCATAATAACGTCTCCTTCATATCCGGGCAAAGGACCGGGAATCGGGGTCACATAAGCATTGATCGGGGAGTATTTTTGAATGTTTTGGCAAAATAAAATCATCTGTTCCTTGTCTTGAAACGACACCGATTGGATCAAATCCGTCCGCGGCGTAAACGGGGCCGGGTTTGTTTCAAAGCCCGCTTTTTCCAGCAAAGCGGATGTAAAATGGGCGCCTTTTAACGCTTCTCCCACGATCATCGGAGCGAGGAAAAAACCTTGAAACGCTTCGCCGAGAAATGAACCGGTTGCCCCTGCTTCCAAACCGATCCCCGGGGCGCTCAACCTGGATGCCGCCCGTTCGACCAAAGACTCCTTCCCGGCAATGTAACCGCCGGTTTTTGCCAATCCTCCACCCGGATTTTTGATTAACGAACCGGCCAATAAGTCGGCGCCTGCATGTCCCGGTTCTTTTTTTTCAACAAATTCGCCGTAACAATTGTCGATAAACACATGCACGTGCGGCCAACGCTTTTTGATAGACCGAATCTGCTGTTCCAGTTGCTCAACGGGAATCGACGGTCGTTCATCATATCCTTTCGATCGCTGGATGACCACCCATTTCGTTTTTTCGTGGACGACCTCCGGCAATCGATCGAGATCAACCTCACCGGACGGGGTCAACGGTAACACGCGTGTCTCGATGTCATATTCGCGGAAATTACCTGGGCTATCGCCCACGAGTCCGAGCACTTCTTTCATCGTCTCATACGGATCTCCGCTTGCATAGACGATTTCATCCCCGGGGCGCAAATTGCCAAACAATGCCGCGGTAATCGCGTGTGTGCCGGAGACAAACTGAGGCCGCACGATGGCAGCTTCGGTTCCGAACGCACGCGCATAAACACGGCCGAGCGCTTCTCTTCCCGCGTCATCGTATCCGTATCCGTCCGACCCTTGCAAATGGTCGTCGGAGATATTCTCCTGCCGGTAAGCGTTCAAGATTTTCGCCTGGTTGGCTTCAACTACCCTTTCGATTTCCCGTTGAAGCGGCATCCATTCTTCCTCGATCTCCGCTAACCAACGAGAGATTTTCGAGGTATTTTGTAAGTCACTTGTATCCATTAGCGATGATCTTCCTTTATATCTTTTTTGGCTGCAATTTGCGGATGATGATCGAATGCATAGCCTTGCAGCTTGTACATTTCGTTTTCTTCGTCAAAAGTCTCTTCTCTGACAATCGTCGACTTTCGAATCGCATAGAGACGCCGCCCATCACTGGCGGGGATGGAAATGGAGTAAAAGGACATTTGCTTTATTAATTCTTCTTCCATAACGGTTTGCAATTCGTCGATATTTTTATCTTCCCGCGCGCTTACATATAATCTCGGGCGCGCAGCACTTACGGCCGGAACCGTATCCTCGTCAAGGTTTTCAGCTTTATTCATCACTGTGATGATCGGGATGTCTCCCGCTCCCAGTTCATCCAATAGTTCCATAACCGTTTGCTTTTCCGCATCCGCTTCCGGACTTGTGGCATCAATGACATGAACGAGCACATCCGCCTCCGACACTTCTTCCAACGTTGCACGGAATGCCGCGATCAACGTCGTTGGCAAATCGCGGATAAACCCGACCGTGTCACTGACTCTTACCCCTAAACCTGATGGCAGACGCATCGCCCGCGTTAACGGGTCCAACGTTGCAAATAACAAATCCTCGGCTAACGCTTCTTCATTTGTGAGCGCGTTTAATAACGTGGTTTTCCCGGCATTGGTATACCCGACAAGTGTAAATTGCGGGTCATTTTGTCTTTTTTGTTGCTCGCGGAGCGTGGTCCGGTGTTTGCGTATTCGCCGCAGATTCTTTTTTAATTCATCCATTCTCTTTTGAATATGGCGACGATCCGTTTCCAGCTTCGTTTCGCCCGGACCACGCGTGCCGATGCCGCCCCGAGGCGCGAGAGCGCGTGTCCCTGGCCGCGCAACCTCGGCAGCAAATACGTAAGTTGAGCCAACTCGACTTGAATGCGCCCTTCTTTGGTCCGTGCG harbors:
- a CDS encoding MerR family transcriptional regulator — protein: MPLFSIRIVNDLTDLTPRQIRYYESHGFVTPARSEGNQRLFSFADVDRLLDIKQLTERGINMAGIKEVFRDRAEQEKKEQKTERERIETKRLHEQVRWEALNNANAHKASMIQGQLSHFFH